The region TAGCACTGGCAATCGGTCTGGTCGCCGGCGGCGTCATATTCGGCGCCATCGCGTGGCGGCTGGGTTTCAACTACCGCAAGAAGAGCGCCGAGCAGCAGCTCGGCTACGCAGAAGACGAAGCCAAGCGCATCATCAACGAGGCGCTCAAGACCGCGGAGAGCAAAAAGAAGGAAGCGGTCATAGAGGCCAAAGAAGAGATCATTAAGAACAGAAACGAAGCCGACAGAGAGCTCCGCGAAAGAAGAAGCGAAGTTCAGCGGCAGGAAAAGCGCATCGTTCAGAAGGAAGAATCCCTTGACAAAAAGATAGAGCAGTTCGAGCGCAAGGAGGAATCCCTCAACGCCAAGCTCGCCAATCTCGACGCAAAGAACGCCGAGGTCGAGCAGGTCAAGAAAGCACAGCTCGAAATGCTCGAGCGCATCAGCGGCTATTCCACCGATAAGGCGAAGGAATACCTGCTGCAGACGCTCGAAGACAAGCTCGTTCACGAGAAGGCCGTCCGCATCAGCGCGTACGAGGAGAACCTGCGCGACGAGCAGGAGTCCCTCGCCCGCGAGGTGCTTTCCGTAGCGGTGCAGAAGATGGCGTCCGACTACGTAGCCGAGACCGCCGTCTCCGTCGTGCCGCTTCCCAACGACGACATGAAGGGCCGCATCATCGGCCGCGAGGGCCGCAACATCCGCGCCATCGAAACGCTGACCGGCGTCGACATCATCATCGACGACACGCCCGAGGCGATAACCATTTCCTGCTTCGAGCCGGTGCGCAGAGAGATCGCGCGCCAGTCGCTCGAGAAGCTCATCTCCGACGGCCGCATCCATCCCGCCCGCATCGAAGAGACGGTCGAGAAGGCGCGCCGCGACGTTGAAGCCACCATCAAGCAGGAGGGCGAGAAGACCGTTATGGACCTCGGCCTCCACGGCATACATCCCGAGATCGTCAAGCTCATCGGCCGCCTGCGCTACCGCACCAGCTACGGCCAGAACGTGCTGAAGCACTCCATCGAGGTCGCCAACATCTCCGCCGCGCTCGCTGCGGAAATGGGCAGCGACGTCACGCTCGCCAAGCGCGCCGGCCTGCTGCACGACATCGGCAAGGCGCTCGACCACGAGTTCGAGGGCTCCCACATCCAGCTCGGCGTTGACTTCGCCAAGAAGCACCGCGAGAGCGACGAGGTCGTCCACGCCATCGCCGCCCACCACGGCGACGTTGAGGCGAAGACCGTCACGGCGTTCATCGTTCAGGCCGCGGACGCGATTTCCGCCGCCAGACCCGGAGCGCGACGCGAGAACCTCGAGAACTACATCAAGCGTCTTGAACGCCTCGAGGAGCTCACCTCCTCCTTCAAGGGCGTTGAAAAGACCTTCGCCATCCAGGCCGGACGCGAAGTGCGCGTTATGGTACGCCCCGAGGATATCAGCGACGATCAGATGACGCTGCTCGCCCGCGAGATAGCCGCCAAGATCGAGGAAGAGCTGGAGTATCCCGGCCAGATCAAGGTCAACGTCGTGCGCGAAAGCCGCGCAGTCGACTACGCGAAATAATACCCCTCCGGAGAGAAAAGGAGAAGCCGCGTGATAATGCGAGAATGCCCCTTCTGCGGGAACGAGCTTCCCGACAGGAGCCGTGTGTGTATATACTGCGGCGGCGCGCTCGGTAACGCCGACGACGCCGGCGCGGCCGCGAGAAAACACCGCCAGATAGTTCTTACGCTGGCGGCGGTGGGCGTATTCGTCGTGCTCGTGGCGGTCTTCTCGCTGCTCGCCACCGTCACTTCGGACGGCGACGGCGGCGGCAACTTCGTCCCCGGCGGCTACGTTTTCTCGAGCCACACCGTCAGCGGCGGACAGATCGAAAGCGACGACGAAAGCAGCGTCCGAAGCGAAAGCAGCAGGGAAAGCGCCGGCTCGTCCTCTTCGCGCAGAAGAAGGAGCTCGAGCAGCTCCGGAAACGGCGCGGGGAACGACGGAAGCGAAGCGCAGACAAGCTCCTCCTCCGACGTTCCGGACAGCAGCTACAGCTCCGAGCCGGATATCCCGTCCTCCTCCGAGGCGCAGCAGGACAGCTCCTCCTCCGCCGAGCCCCCGCCGGAGAGCTCCTCCGCGGAGACGCCTCCCGATCCTCCGGAATCATCCGACAGCGGCTTCCAGCCCCCGCCGGACGATTAAACTCAAAAACGAAGCCGCGATGCAGAACGCATCGCGGCTTTCTTCATTTATTATTCTTTTCACGCTTCCGGCTCAACGTCGAAGACCTCGCCGCAGCGGTAGTTACCGCGACGCTTCACGGGGATATACTCTCGGGAGAAGCCCTCGAAAGCGCCGTCCTTTTCCGTCTCGAAAAGCACGCTCAAGGGGCGCTTCTCCGCTTCCGCTATGACTTCCGCGCGGATAGAATTCACGAGCGCGATGAGCTTTTCGCTCCGCAGGCGCTTGACCTCCTGCGGCACCTGATCGGGCATCGACGCGGCGCGGGTCCCCTTGCGGCGCGAATACGGAAAGACGTGCAGGTCGAGCGGGCGCAGGCGCCTGACGAATTCGCAGGTCGCCGCGAACTCCTCATCCGTCTCGCCGGGGAAGCCGACGATCACGTCGCCGGTGAACTGCACGTTCGGGATCGCGGCGCGGAGCTTCTCCGCCGCCGAGGTGAGAAACTCCGTCGTATAACGCCTGCCCATACGGGCGAGCGTCGCGTCGCATCCGCTCTGCAGCGAAAGGTGGAAGTGCGGACAGAGGAAGTCCATCTTCCCCGCTGCTTCGATGAACCCGTCTGTCAGCAGGTTCGGGTCTATCGACGAAACGCGCACGCGCTTCGCCTTCCCCTGCTCCCCTATCTTATTCAGCAGCCCGAGGAAACTGCCGCCGAAGTCCTTGCCGTAGGCGGACATATTTATGCCTGTCAGCACCAGCTCGTTATAGCCGCCGTCGGTCAGCGTGGCGATCTCGTCGAGCACCGCCGCCTCCGGCTTTGAGCGCACGCGTCCGCGCGCGTAGGGTATCACGCAGTAGGCGCAGAAGTTGTCGCAGCCGTCCTCGATCTTCAGAAAGGCGCGGGAGTGCGCGGGAAACGCTTCTATAAACGAAGAAACGCCGCCGTTGTTCTCGCCGACGAGGACGCTTCTGCCGCCCTTTTTCAAATGCTCATCGAGCAGGCGGACTATGTCGCGCTGTTCGGTTATTCCGATTATCATATCGGCTTCCGGGAACGCCGCGGCGGCGTCCTCGCGCGTCTGCGCCATACAGCCGGTCAGCACAATGACGGCGTCGGGGTTTTCGCGGCGGGCGCGGCGCAGCGCCTTGCCGCTCTTGCCGTCCGCGACGGCGGTCACGGTGCAGGAGTTGATTATGCAAAGCTCCGGCGACTCGTTCACGGCAGCGTGTCCCGCCGCGGTGAGCAGCCGGGACATATACGCGCTGTCGTACTGATTCGCCTTGCAGCCGAGAGTGACGATCTTGTACTTCATAAATATCACCGCAAATGATTATACATCTTTTGCGGATATTTTTCAACTGCATCTTGAACGATGAACGGATTTGCGGTATAATTATTCCGAAAAGGAGGTGCTTACCGTGACACAAATGAAAATCGCCCTGACCACCATCAACGACGTGAAGAACTTCGTCGACGCCGTGAGCCGCTGCGATTTCGCCATAGACCTTTCCAGCGGACGCTACACCGTGGACGGCAAGTCGATCATGGGGATATTCAGTCTCGACCTTTCCAAACCGATCTCGCTGCTGGCTTACACCGACGACCCGTCGTTCGCGGAAAGCATGACTCCCTTCACGGTCGAATAGTATTAGCGGCGGCGTTTCCGGCATATATATCCTTTGAGAATACCCAAAGGAGAGGATAATATGCTGAAAAAACTTACGGCTGTCTTTCTTTCGCTGCT is a window of Clostridia bacterium DNA encoding:
- the rny gene encoding ribonuclease Y; protein product: MQWYIALAIGLVAGGVIFGAIAWRLGFNYRKKSAEQQLGYAEDEAKRIINEALKTAESKKKEAVIEAKEEIIKNRNEADRELRERRSEVQRQEKRIVQKEESLDKKIEQFERKEESLNAKLANLDAKNAEVEQVKKAQLEMLERISGYSTDKAKEYLLQTLEDKLVHEKAVRISAYEENLRDEQESLAREVLSVAVQKMASDYVAETAVSVVPLPNDDMKGRIIGREGRNIRAIETLTGVDIIIDDTPEAITISCFEPVRREIARQSLEKLISDGRIHPARIEETVEKARRDVEATIKQEGEKTVMDLGLHGIHPEIVKLIGRLRYRTSYGQNVLKHSIEVANISAALAAEMGSDVTLAKRAGLLHDIGKALDHEFEGSHIQLGVDFAKKHRESDEVVHAIAAHHGDVEAKTVTAFIVQAADAISAARPGARRENLENYIKRLERLEELTSSFKGVEKTFAIQAGREVRVMVRPEDISDDQMTLLAREIAAKIEEELEYPGQIKVNVVRESRAVDYAK
- a CDS encoding zinc-ribbon domain-containing protein → MIMRECPFCGNELPDRSRVCIYCGGALGNADDAGAAARKHRQIVLTLAAVGVFVVLVAVFSLLATVTSDGDGGGNFVPGGYVFSSHTVSGGQIESDDESSVRSESSRESAGSSSSRRRRSSSSSGNGAGNDGSEAQTSSSSDVPDSSYSSEPDIPSSSEAQQDSSSSAEPPPESSSAETPPDPPESSDSGFQPPPDD
- the mtaB gene encoding tRNA (N(6)-L-threonylcarbamoyladenosine(37)-C(2))-methylthiotransferase MtaB, giving the protein MKYKIVTLGCKANQYDSAYMSRLLTAAGHAAVNESPELCIINSCTVTAVADGKSGKALRRARRENPDAVIVLTGCMAQTREDAAAAFPEADMIIGITEQRDIVRLLDEHLKKGGRSVLVGENNGGVSSFIEAFPAHSRAFLKIEDGCDNFCAYCVIPYARGRVRSKPEAAVLDEIATLTDGGYNELVLTGINMSAYGKDFGGSFLGLLNKIGEQGKAKRVRVSSIDPNLLTDGFIEAAGKMDFLCPHFHLSLQSGCDATLARMGRRYTTEFLTSAAEKLRAAIPNVQFTGDVIVGFPGETDEEFAATCEFVRRLRPLDLHVFPYSRRKGTRAASMPDQVPQEVKRLRSEKLIALVNSIRAEVIAEAEKRPLSVLFETEKDGAFEGFSREYIPVKRRGNYRCGEVFDVEPEA
- a CDS encoding HPr family phosphocarrier protein, whose amino-acid sequence is MKIALTTINDVKNFVDAVSRCDFAIDLSSGRYTVDGKSIMGIFSLDLSKPISLLAYTDDPSFAESMTPFTVE